GCAGCGGATTCGGTCCGTTCACACCGGGTTTCGTGAGCGTTCCCTACGGCGACGCGGAGGCTATGGCCGCCGCGATGGACGAACACACCGTCGCGGTACTCGTCGAACCGATCCAGGGCGAGTCCGGGATCATCGTGCCGCCGGACGATTACCTGCCCCGGGTGCGAACGATGTGCACCGAACGCAACGTGCTGATGATCGCCGACGAGATCCAGTCGGGACTCGGACGGACGGGCATGACCTTCGCCGTCCAGCACTGGGGTGTCGAACCGGATGTGTACACGCTGGGCAAGGCGCTGGGGGGCGGGATCCTGCCGGTATCGGCGGTGGTCGCGAATCACGACGTCCTCGGCGTACTCCACCCCGGCGAGCACGGCTCCACGTTCGGCGGCAACCCACTGGCGGCCGCGGTCGGGCACACCGTGGTGGAGATGCTGGCCGAGGGCACCTGGCAGGCGCGGGCCGCCGAACTCGGCAACCGGATGCACTCCGGGCTGCGCGAGCTCATCGGCCACGGGGTGATCGCCGTCCGCGGTCTGGGTCTGTGGGCGGGCATCGACGTCGACCCGGCACTGGGCAGCGGCAAGGAGGTCTGCCTGCGACTGGCCGACCGCGGCGTCCTGGCCAAGGACACCCACGGCTCGACTCTGCGCCTTGCGCCGCCCCTTGTCATCACCGAGGAGGAGATCGATTGGGCGGTCGCGCAGTTGGCGGACGCACTACGCTCGGAGCGGTGACCACCGCCGAACCAGTCGCAACCACCCGCCCGAACCGCCGCGTCCTGCTGATCCGCCACGGTCAGACGGAATGGTCGTTGTCGGACCGACACACCGGTCGTACGGACATCGATCTGACGGCCCGCGGCGAACAGGATGCCCGGGCACTCGTCGGCATCGCCGACCGTCTCGGTGTCGTCGATCCGTTCGTGTTCGCCTCGCCGCGTCGTCGTGCGCAACGCACGGCCGAGCTCGCCGGCGTCACCGTCGACGCGACCGACGACCGGTTCGCCGAGTGGGACTACGGCGACTACGAGGGGCTCACGCGCGCGCAGATCCACGCGGACGGCGATCCGGATTGGGCGATCTGGACGTCCGGTGGGCCGAACGGCGAATCGGTGGACGACATGACGCGTCGTGTCGATTCGGCGGTGGACGCAGTGGAGGAACGACTCGCGGTCTCCGATGTGATCGTCGTGTCGCACGGGCACTTCTCCCGCTCGTTCGTCTGCCGATTCCTCGGTTGGCCGATCCATCAGGGCGCGAACATCGACCTACGTCCGGCCGGTGCCGCGCTCCTGATGCAACTCGGCCAGGATCGACGCCTGTGCGCACTGGTCGGACCCGAAGGGGCCGCGGCAACGCATATGGCGATCTGATCGCCCTCGGGATCACCGATCACGGTTGAGCCACCACGTGCTCGTCGACAGCACGGTCGCGAACGCACACCAGGCGGGGTACGCCGCGAGCGCCGCTCCGCTACGAGCATCGACCTGTGCGGTGCGCCGCGCCAGGTCAGCGCTGCTCACAGCCAACGCGCCCGCGACGACGGATGCGGCACCAAGCCGATGAGCCCCGAAGTAGACCCAGGTCCACCCGGCGTTGAGCGCCAGATTGGCGCCCAGCGCGCCCAGATACGCGCGCCGGCCCGAGTCGTCGCCGGCGTCGTCAAGCCTGTCGATGGTGGCCGCCGACGTCACCGCGACGTCGGCGTACAGGGTGGTCCACGCCACCGGGAACACCCAGTTCGGTGGGGTGAAGGCGGGTTTGCGCAACGTCGGATACCACGTCTGCACCGCGGATTTGGTGACGACGCTGCCGAGCGCCGCGGCGGCGGCCGAGGCCACGGATGTACCGATCAATGTCGAGATACGCACATTCTCCGTTCTACTCCTCGACGTCGGTCTCCGACGGGCTGCACTGATCGATCCGGCGGCGCAGATGCCGACGCTCCGCGGGATTCTCCGCCAGCTCGAGTGCCCGGCCGAAGGCCGCGACGGCACCGCCGAGATCCCCTGACCGCGCCAACAGCTCGCCGCGTGCGGCGTGCCACAGGTGATAGTCGACGAGCCCGTCGATCGCGTCGAGCAGATGCAGGCCACGTTCGGGGCCGTCGACCATCGCGACCGCGATCGCATGGTTGAGCGCGACGACGGGCCCGGGATCGATACGCTCCAACATCCGATACAGATCCACGATGACCGGCCAGTCCGTCTCGGCCGACGTCGCGGCACGCATGTGAACCGCCGCGATGAGCGCTTGGATGCGGTAGACCCCCACGCCCGGCAGTGTGACGGCGCGGCCGAGGACTTCTCGCGCACTGTCGATCATCGTTGCGTCCCAGAGACTTCGGTCCTGGTCCTCCAGCACGACGAGATCGCCTGCGACATCGGTGCGGGTCACGAAACGCGCTCGGTGGAAGAGTTCGAGGGCCAGCAGACCGCGCACCTCACCGTCGTCGGGGACGAGATCGACCAGCTGCCACGACAATCGGATCGCCTCGTCGGCGAGATCGACACGGACAAGCGACGACGGCGACCGCCGGGCGAGATAGCCCTCGTTGAAGATCAGGTACAGCACACCGAGCACGGCACCCACCCGGCCGTCGAGATCGTCCGGGATGGTGAGTGGGATCCGAGCATCACGGATCTTGCGTTTGGCCCGGACGATCCGTTGGGCCAGAGTCGATTCCGAGACCAGAAAGGCGGCGGCGATCTCCGCGGTGCTCAGGCCGCCGACCAGGCGGAGGGTGAGCGCGATCTGGGTCTCACGATCAAGGGCGGGATGACAGCACAGCAGGATCAGGCGTAACCGTTCGTCGCCGATCTCACGGTCGTCCACCACGAGTGGTGTGCCCGGCCGCGGATCGGACTCGGGTATCAGCTCGGACGCCGACGCGGCGAGCCGGCGTCGGGAGGCCGCCCGCCGCCGCAGCTGGTCGATCATCCGGTTGCGCGACACCGCGTACAACCACGCGGCCGGATTGTCGGGAACCCCGTGCGTCGACCAGGTCTCGACCGCCTGGAGCAGTGCATCCTGCACACAGTCGTCCGCGAGATCGACGTCGTCGAACCGTGCGGCGAGGAGAGCGAGCACCCGCCCGCTCTCCTCACGCGCCACCTGTGTGATCGCGGCGCCGACGGTGTCGGTCACCGCGCGGTCACGACTGGGCCGGCGTCGGCGTCCCGTCATCGGCGGCGAACAGCGCCACCGGGCGGACCTCGACGACACCGAACGGCAGGGGAATCCGGCCCGCCCAGTCCAGTGCCGCATCGAGGTCGGGGGCATCGATCCGGTAGTAACCGGCCAACTGTTCCTTCGCCTCGACGTAGGGTCCGTCGGTGACCGTCGGCGAATGCCCCAGGGTCAGCCGCACCGTCGTGGCCGACCCGCTGGGAGTGAGGCTGGCGCCTTCTATCAACACCCCGGCCGCGGCGAGCGCCTTACCGTAGCCCGCCCACGCGGCCGCCGCCTCATCGAATCCCTCGTCACCCGGCTGCGGCCCCGGCACACTCTCGTCCACGGTGATGGTCAGCAGATACTGCATGTCAGATCCTCTCTCGGCTGCCTCGACGGCAGAGGATGGGGCCCGATTGCCGCCATCTGCCCCTATGACGCAGCGATCCTGCGGGATCGACAGCACTCACGAAGGAAATTCTGGCAGAAACTTCTCGCTTCACCCGGGAAAGTCAGGAACGCAGACCTTCGCGTTCCCGGATGTAGCGCACCAGGACCGCGGCGCTCGCGCGCTGCCCGGCGATCGTGGGGTGGTAGCTGCCGAGGATCCAGTGCCGGAACTGCAGTCCGTCGGGCGCGTGCTGCGGAGCCGCAACCCGCGGTCCCCACTCCCACGCATCCGCGGCACACAGGTCGTGTCGGTCGTTCCAGCCCGATCCCGGGCGGGCGAGGTCGACGAATGTCTCCCCCGCACGTCGCGCATTGTCGCGGGAGATCTCGTTGACCTTCCCGATGAAGCTGTTGAGCAGGCGCACCTCTCGGTCCGACAGGAACCAGCCACACCGCGTCCGATACTCCTGCCCGACTCGCGGGACCACCTGGGGCGCACCGAGGGTGTAGATGTGGGCACGCGGCGCCCGGGCCTTGACCTCCCGATAGATCCGGCGCTCGTGCAGGCGTTGGCCCACGTCGAGCACTCGCAGGGACTTCTCGACAGTCCGCGGATCGCACTCCCCCAGTTGGACACATCCGACGACCTTGATGAACTCCGGATTCCCGATCACCTGCATCACGACGACGTCGGAGTCGGCGGGCAGGTGGTCGATCTGACGGCCTTCGTCGAATTGCACCGTCTGATCGATGTGACGAGGCTCCGAGTTCGCACACGTGGCGTTGGTGAAGCGGGCACCGAGTTCGCGAGCGACCACCTCGACGGCCGCGTGTCTGCTGCGGAAACAGTAGTTGTCGGGCCCGGTGGTGCCGGCGCGATACGAGGACATGTCGGCCGGGATCGTCTGATGACTGTCCGCGCCCTGGCCCGAGAGGTACGAGTTGCCCATCGCGAACATGCGCAGCCCTGGCGAGGCATGACCCTGCGGCGCAACCGAAACCGTCACCACGGCGACGAGCGGGACCGCGAGGAGCACGCCGACGAGATGCACAAGAAGGGCGCGACGGGTTCCGGTACGCCCGGATTTTGACGCCATCCGGTCACGATACTGAGCGCCCGAACCCCGGGGCAATGGTCCGTCCGGACGACACCCCGGTCGACGTCATTGCAGCAACAACCCCATCTCGACGACGTCCCACAGCTCGCCGTTGCGGCGTCGGTAGTGGCCCCGCCGCACACCCTCACGCACGAATCCATGTGCGGTGTAGAGCCCGATCGCCGCCTCATTGTGCGGCCACACCTCGAGAATCACCTTGTGCGCACCGCGATCTCGGCTCCACGCCAGCACCGATCGAAGGAGGAGGCCGCCCGCGCCCTGCCGACGGGAGTCGGCCGCCACGTTCATCCCGAAAGCGATCACCCCGGGCAACACCGTGAACATCCCCGCGCTGCCCACCACGGTGTCGGCATCGTCGACGGCGACAA
This sequence is a window from Gordonia insulae. Protein-coding genes within it:
- a CDS encoding histidine phosphatase family protein, which gives rise to MTTAEPVATTRPNRRVLLIRHGQTEWSLSDRHTGRTDIDLTARGEQDARALVGIADRLGVVDPFVFASPRRRAQRTAELAGVTVDATDDRFAEWDYGDYEGLTRAQIHADGDPDWAIWTSGGPNGESVDDMTRRVDSAVDAVEERLAVSDVIVVSHGHFSRSFVCRFLGWPIHQGANIDLRPAGAALLMQLGQDRRLCALVGPEGAAATHMAI
- a CDS encoding YciI family protein, with amino-acid sequence MQYLLTITVDESVPGPQPGDEGFDEAAAAWAGYGKALAAAGVLIEGASLTPSGSATTVRLTLGHSPTVTDGPYVEAKEQLAGYYRIDAPDLDAALDWAGRIPLPFGVVEVRPVALFAADDGTPTPAQS
- a CDS encoding GNAT family N-acetyltransferase gives rise to the protein MSAAERFRVRDAVADDAVPVSELRARVAAEGRWIGMEAPVDVEGLIRNFHDVLADDSAHAVVAVDDADTVVGSAGMFTVLPGVIAFGMNVAADSRRQGAGGLLLRSVLAWSRDRGAHKVILEVWPHNEAAIGLYTAHGFVREGVRRGHYRRRNGELWDVVEMGLLLQ
- a CDS encoding TspO/MBR family protein; this translates as MRISTLIGTSVASAAAAALGSVVTKSAVQTWYPTLRKPAFTPPNWVFPVAWTTLYADVAVTSAATIDRLDDAGDDSGRRAYLGALGANLALNAGWTWVYFGAHRLGAASVVAGALAVSSADLARRTAQVDARSGAALAAYPAWCAFATVLSTSTWWLNRDR
- a CDS encoding RNA polymerase sigma factor encodes the protein MTGRRRRPSRDRAVTDTVGAAITQVAREESGRVLALLAARFDDVDLADDCVQDALLQAVETWSTHGVPDNPAAWLYAVSRNRMIDQLRRRAASRRRLAASASELIPESDPRPGTPLVVDDREIGDERLRLILLCCHPALDRETQIALTLRLVGGLSTAEIAAAFLVSESTLAQRIVRAKRKIRDARIPLTIPDDLDGRVGAVLGVLYLIFNEGYLARRSPSSLVRVDLADEAIRLSWQLVDLVPDDGEVRGLLALELFHRARFVTRTDVAGDLVVLEDQDRSLWDATMIDSAREVLGRAVTLPGVGVYRIQALIAAVHMRAATSAETDWPVIVDLYRMLERIDPGPVVALNHAIAVAMVDGPERGLHLLDAIDGLVDYHLWHAARGELLARSGDLGGAVAAFGRALELAENPAERRHLRRRIDQCSPSETDVEE
- a CDS encoding SGNH/GDSL hydrolase family protein, encoding MASKSGRTGTRRALLVHLVGVLLAVPLVAVVTVSVAPQGHASPGLRMFAMGNSYLSGQGADSHQTIPADMSSYRAGTTGPDNYCFRSRHAAVEVVARELGARFTNATCANSEPRHIDQTVQFDEGRQIDHLPADSDVVVMQVIGNPEFIKVVGCVQLGECDPRTVEKSLRVLDVGQRLHERRIYREVKARAPRAHIYTLGAPQVVPRVGQEYRTRCGWFLSDREVRLLNSFIGKVNEISRDNARRAGETFVDLARPGSGWNDRHDLCAADAWEWGPRVAAPQHAPDGLQFRHWILGSYHPTIAGQRASAAVLVRYIREREGLRS